CTCACGTGATATTGACAGAGAAAGATATAGGAAACCACACCCCCTGACCAtatgataatttattttgatttctGACTTTTAAATGATACTTGAAGAGGCTTTTCCTTCGCAAATGTGTCGTCAAGTGCCAAAATGGCTCGATACGCATCATCGTAGTTCATCATATTAACAAATCCATAACGTTTGATGTCCCCACTTTAAGTCTCGTATAATATTGACACTAGTGATAGCACCGAATGGACTGAATATTGATATAAGAGTGTATCCTGACAGCTCTCTggtaaaattataaacaaaaatacaccaGCTTCCTGTGGCTGGGTTAATCCCCGTCAATCCAGTAGCACCTGTACAGCTGCCAGAGCTGCTACGGGATTAGTTGTTACTCCGTTAAGAGTTGATAGACTTGATACGGGGTTTAAATCTCATGTTGGCTACTGTGGGGTGTGTCTTATGGGTCCAATGGTACCTCCATGGTAGGTTTGTGTGACCCGTTTTTTGAAGTCCCATTTGAGTGGATATCGGACTTTCCAGATTGAGGTGTGACTTTTGGAGGATTGGCAAATTTAACCATTAACGGTTGTTGTGATCCAACCAATTGTTGCCATCAAAGCAGTAATGGCCGTCTCAGCTTCAGCATATTTATCAAATCGTACAAACCCCACCCCTTTTCCAAGTCCTGTATCGGGATCAACAAGGATTTTCGATGTGATTATACTGCCATAAGGTTGAAAGAGAGCCTCCAGTTCAGTGTGGGAAAGTTGAGGAGGTAGGTTAGCAAACATAAAACATTGGCATTCTTTATGGCCACTGAGGATGGTCGAGCATAACTAACTTTTAAGACCTTTGATTCTAAATGGTACCCATTCAGTTTTCTGTATGGCTAGTTCTGCTTCAGCTGCTGTACCATAGTTGACAAAGCCGTATCCTAAAGACGTTCCGGACGCTTTATCTTTGATAAGTTTACAACTCTGAACAATGCCCACAGCAGAGAAGAGAGTTCTCAAGTCATCTTCTGATAGACTTTGAGGGTAGATAGTTTACGATAAGGTTAGTATTTGCTTTGCTTTCTGGATTTTGTGGACCTGGGTTTTCAGCTGTACCTAGTACAGGAAACGCAGACATCACGTCTTGACAGTAAGGACTGATGAATGAGTGTAGTGAGGAAGCAGGGGCACTTTTGATATCGAAGCTAGATTCTAATTAATCGAAGGTAAGAAATATTTCTTCCTATTTATCTTTTGCAATAATGTTTCAAACTATTTGTAGGTATatgaattataaatttattatatataatttactttttattataattgtagtaaATTTATTAACTGTCCATTTGGACATTGTTATTTGGAGTAAGTGGATATCGTCACTTACATAAATATAGTGGAAATTTTACACCATAATACCAATGGTTATAGAACAAACGggtaaaatgataataataataataacaaaaataataataataatagtctatatattgttttgaatataATGTACTGATATCTTTTGTTAgggaagaggagagagagcatATGACATATTTTCTAGATTGTTACGAGAGAGAATTGTCTGTTTAAGGGACCTGtaagatatatatgtatgtttgtatatatgtgtgttcatTGAGTGAGGTCCACGTACCTCGAGGATAGCTTGTATTTAATGTTGAGTTTTCATTCATAAGtgaaaattataattcattattTAGAACATGTAccattaattcattttttaaCCACCCATTCAACGatatatccatttatccattaattcatccattcagATATCAGATGAGTACTCCAGTCTCCTGTGTAGcacaactattattttacaatctGAAGATCACAAAAAGCCTATTCAAATGTACATTAACAGTCCTGGTGGTTCTATTACAGCTGGTATGGGTATATATGATACAATGCAGTACATACGTCCGCAAGTAGCGACCTGGTGTGTCGGACAAGCCTGTAGTATGGGAGCATCTTGTTGGCAGCTGGTTCTAAAGGGATGCGGCATTCACTCCCACATTCAAGAATTATGATTCATCAACCACACGGATCTGCTGGGGTAAGAATAATGGTAGGGATGGACTTCTTAATGTTCTGGTAATAGTATAGTTCC
This window of the Gigantopelta aegis isolate Gae_Host unplaced genomic scaffold, Gae_host_genome ctg3049_pilon_pilon, whole genome shotgun sequence genome carries:
- the LOC121391871 gene encoding LOW QUALITY PROTEIN: ATP-dependent Clp protease proteolytic subunit, mitochondrial-like (The sequence of the model RefSeq protein was modified relative to this genomic sequence to represent the inferred CDS: inserted 2 bases in 2 codons) — its product is MASSASAAVPIIPMVIEQTGRGERAYDIFSRLLRERIVCLXGPISDEYSSLLCSTTIILQSEDHKKPIQMYINSPGGSITAGMGIYDTMQYIRPQVATWCVGQACSMGXILLAAGSKGMRHSLPHSRIMIHQPHGSAGGQATDIAIQAEESSKMKKLLNELLSQHTGQPIDTIEDAVERDKFLSPQEALKFGLIDHVLSHEDITTT